Proteins co-encoded in one Ammospiza caudacuta isolate bAmmCau1 chromosome 16, bAmmCau1.pri, whole genome shotgun sequence genomic window:
- the C16H5orf47 gene encoding uncharacterized protein C5orf47 homolog has product MPAAPPQMESGRRARPPVPLVYVNSFGSHRCGTVIRLDWGQSRGQSPPGRAGAPRAAPEPRAGRSPRPGGSGRRAGSGGEARAGSRTSRGDAREAKTDAFDFPIPSRNVDKVIKRKKKKSKVWHKVWKVISKMLEENERFRSRLLTCSQLDGEGSDRTQRSQNGAYLDRDESIFGWV; this is encoded by the exons ATGCCCGCTGCCCCGCCGCAGATGGAGAGCggccgccgcgcccgcccgcccgtGCCGCTGGTGTACGTGAACAGCTTCGGCTCGCACCGCTGCGGCACCGTGATCCGCCTGGACTGGGGGCAGAGCCGCGGGCAGAgccccccgggccgggctggggctccGAGGGCCGCCCCGGAGCCGCGGGCCGGGCGCAGTCCCAGGCCGGGCGGCAGCGGGAGGCgagcggggagcggcggcgagGCGAGAGCCGGCAGCCGCACCAGCCGCG GTGATGCTCGAGAGGCTAAGACTGACGCCTTTGACTTTCCCATCCCTTCAAGAAACGTTGATAAAGTCATTAAAcgaaagaagaaaaag TCCAAAGTCTGGCACAAGGTCTGGAAAGTGATTTCAAAAATGCTTGAGGAAAATGAAAGGTTCAGAAGTCGACTGTTGACCTGCAGCCAGTTGGATGGAGAAG GCTCTGACAGGACCCAGAGGTCACAGAATGGGGCATACCTGGACAGG GATGAGTCCATCTTTGGCTGGGTGTAG